The following is a genomic window from Fusarium verticillioides 7600 chromosome 5, whole genome shotgun sequence.
gacgacgaagagaaaCAGAGCGTGGGCCAAGCAAAATGTGTCCctgctttctctttctctccgcCTGACCTTGTAGGCTTGTACTAGGTACATGAGTTTACAAGATTAGCAGCCGGGTGAGCCCGTcaggagagaaaaaaacaaCTGGTTACCtcacaaacaccaccaacgaaTGCTACGCGGGACTGTATTATAGCATCTAAActgagaaaaagaaatcaaGTACCTTGATAATTCTAGAATTTCGTATTTCTTGACAAATAATTTATGTATCAAGGTCTACCAGTATGTGCTTGATATGTTACAGTGAGCAATGGTATAGTGAGCTCGCTTTTCTTTCCATCACCCCGGCCAACTTCCATGTCACGGAACTGACAAGGTTTCTCGGGCTACGTCATGAGGCGAATGCCGCAGTGTGGCTGGGGCGAGCCTCAATCAATCGCCAACTGGACTTGATCTTAGCGAAGTGATTGACGATGTGAAGGATTCGTTAATCGCTGTGGCTGAGTTATCGCAATCCTTCATTCTCGATGCCAAATTCAAACTCGAATCTCGATATAGATCTGTGTATAATGTGCTGTGGCCACTCTGAGCCTCTCTGATATCGTAACTGGCGGTTCATGGTTCGATAATAGGAAGTTGTTAATGTTATGCAGTGTGCCTGACAAGCAAGATTACCTGACACCCAATTGTCGTAATCAGCACGTTACTGGGCGACTACCACTAAAAGATGCCGAGTCTACCGACTCCCAAGCCCTTACAACAGGGCAATTAAAAAAATGCCCTGCCTGAAAGGGAAACATGATTGTTGCTAAAATTTTCTTTGGTCATGCATGCTCTGGGAATAAGCGCCCGAGCTGGCCTGCAGGTTCTAGATTAACCTGATTTTGACGTGGCTTGTCCTGGTCTCCGCTGGCTCAGCTTGGCTCTTGGCTGGCTAATCTCATGTTTCAGAAGATTCGAGCGCACGCGTCAGTGCCAAGCATGAACTGAAGTTCCAAGCCCTCTATCACGGCCTCATCGGCACTTGCTAGGTGGAGGGCCAAGAGACGACGAGTCGCCAGTCCCATTTCGACAAGTCTGGCCCTCGCCTATAATCTCTCTCCCTCGCGGTCTGTTCAAGGAAAGCGTCACGATAAGGATGAGTCCGTCTCAAAGTCTAACTTTGGGTTATTATCTCAGAAGATGCTACGATGATATCAGCGTTAACACATCAACAATCCGGGGTTATAGAGTTTGGCCCCAGCTGTGCCGAACATGCAGGGTTGTGGGATACGGGTTGCCCAATGACGATCAGTCCTAGAGCATTTTCGCACTGGCAACGCAAGCCGAGCATCACCGTTCTCTATCCAGTACTACGGAGTACCAGTCAATCAATGCATAGAGGCAAACTGTCGATAGGCTTTGTCAGACTATTGAACTTGGTGCCGGCATTGCAAATTAATCAGTTTTGAGACAATATCATTCTCTCATACCAGTAAGTCATGGTAACTCTTCGGCTATTAGTGCTTGTTCCACCAGTAACCTCTGAACATGGCCTTCTGAAAGGCCATCGGCGAATCAACATGATGTCTTGACATACGTCCAATCATGTATACACCAATTACGTCTGAGCCAAGGTAACTAAAACGACTGCCAAGGGCTAGCTGATTTGGAGATATCGAGGGAAAACTAGTACTTACTTACGTATGCTGAGACTTTATCTGGTAGTATCAGCTCGATCGATTCCAAGTAGTGCCAAGCATACGGGAGGCTATCTGTGTGCCTTATAGTAAGGTAGTTAGATGAGAAACCATAAAGAATACCTTATTATTAATCAGCGACCCAGCATAATTCTTCAGCCCGATGATATCAGTGTTCATCATCTAAATTCTGCAgtatgatgaggatatggaaGATCATGATCTTAAACATGGTATAGGGTATTTCGCTTGCACTACCTCATATCATCCCCAGACGATATGATGAACATTATGTACTCTTGAAATAGAGCAATGGAGGAAGACACGTTCGACCAATCGCACAGCATACATACGTATTTCTATCATGGCTATGAATTCGTTTCTGATCAGTGGAGCAGCGGCAAGCCAATACAGTATCGTTATTAAGTATTCTTCGCTATGATAGTAGGCGATCTCATTATATCAAACTTTTTGCCATGGCACATGACAATGTACCCAAAGCCAGAAATATCTCTGTAAATCCCAGCCCACCTATCAAACGGGCATCTTGAGAAAATGGCTATTGTTCTTACCATGAAACAATAGCTTATTCCTCCTTGATTTCAGGAGTGACTTCCCACCGCTTTCCAAAGAAAACGGTTCCCAAGATCTGAGATCCAACGATATATCCAATGTAAGCACCGACAACAATGGTGACGGGCCACTTCTGCCACTCGCGATCCCAGTCGAGAGGAATGGGAACAGCTCCAAGCCAGGCCCCAACCACTGTTCCAACAAAGCCGCCAAATGTCTGGTCAAAAGGAGCTGATACACCCACCACAGCCTGGAGAGGCACGGGGTCGGAACCACGAACGTAGAAGACAGGATAAATCGCGAGGACGGCGATATGTGCGCAGCACAAGAATGTATGAGGAACGTGTGTAAGGAATGGCGCGCCaaagaggacaaggaggagatgaagaaccGGCGTCAGGATTAGAGCTAGGAGCAATGAAATAACGGCGGTCTATACCATTGACATTAGCTTGATGGCTTCCACACACAACAAATCTACTTACAGGAATAGCCTTTGCCTCCCGTCCAtccgacttcttcttctcaccagGACGAGGCTTCTTCGAGGAGCCCGAGGATCCCGCTGGTGGAAGACTCAGTATAAGATAGACAGCCTGAATGGCAGCAACAACTGGGAGGCCAGTCTGAAGAGTCGAAACGGGATCAGCCACCAGGGCATCGAAGCGCCAGTAGAACAGGCCAGCGAGCAACAGCTGATGAGCGACTGATGCGGGCAAAGCTGCAGGGGAATTTACAAGCGGAATCGCGGGCACGGCGGCCTTGGGCGCGGGTTGTTGGGCGGCGGTCCCGCTCTTGACAAGTGTTGTCGACATGGCGACGGGGTCGACAAGTGGCATTGGCGAGAATTGTAAAAGGAGTGTGTATTGAGCAATTGCTCGAAGCTAGTCTCGTCGCGATCGCCAACAAGGTGGTTAGCTTAGGTAGCTTGAGTTGACAGGTGTAGCTGGATACCAAATCACGTTTTCGGTCACATGATGATAGCTGGCCGAATGTTCGGCTCCGATTTCTCTCTCCTCCGCGCCGTTGCCTCATGGGTTCACTCacagcaacaacaggatGAATCCTCCGAAAGAGGCCTACTATCGGCACGGGAATAGGTGGACTAAGAATAAACCATTGGAACGAATGAACCAGaatcggcatcggcatcggcatcggcgAGAGCCAGGGCAATTATGGCATGGTTATCACCATCTGGATCTCATGCGATCAAATCTGGGCTGTCCTGTCAATCTGGGCCAGAACCTAGAACGTGACTAGAAACGACATGGGCATGTGCATTTTGGGGTAAGCATGAGAGCCTCGTGAGTGGTTGAATGACCATCATATCATGGCAAACCCTGGTGTTATTCGCAATCCAGGCTCACGAATGCAACCACTTGCTCTTCGCCGTTCCCCGGAAACAGCGCAGGTCATTGCTTCATTTGGGATCCTTCAGAATCAGTCGATAACGACGAAGTGTTGACGGGAGAAACAGGGTGTTGGTAAGGGTGTACCCATTGACCAATCGCCAGCGTCACCGGTCCCCGCCGACCAAATCAGAATCGCACCACAACCGCCCTCGACGCCTTAGAAATCGTGCCATGCACCTCTGGGCTGTTGTGCTGACTGATGGTTTACCGTGAACAATGATTGGCCAGCTGTCAAAACACCCTCTAATACCCCAGGATCCAGGTCTCTACAGTGGCATGATGGTTGCCAAACCAGATGAAATCTGACCACAATGGATGTACCCGGCTGCACGGGTTCTGGGAGATCGCCGTTTGAAGGAATCCTTGACTAAATTTGTGATCTTTAGTGAAAAATGATCGGCATCGCAACTCTGTATAAGAGGATGCCATCTACCGTTCCCAAAGATagtctcttctctcatcatcagcagcatctaAAGCATCAACAGAGCAATCACAACTCTCCACTCAACAAACATCTTCACCACTCAGTTCAATTCCTTGGGTATATTACTACTGTGTTTTCTCCAAGGATAACTTGAAATCGATTCACCtcaaaaaaaagaaaaaaactcaactcaactcaactccCCTAAACTCAATCACCATGTCTCCCATCGTTGTTCGATCTGCCGCCCGCGCTGTTCAGCGCCGCCAATTCTCTCTCCTCACTGCTATGCGAAACGCTGGTCGAGCCATGGAGTCTCACCCATTCGAGCGTCTTCCCATCACTCAACAGCCTGCTAAGCCCGACTACGCCAAGATGTTCAAGCGAGTTGGAAGCCAAGCTCTCTTGTAAGTTGCTCCAACATCCAAAGCTTTACCAATATCAACTAACACcgtctcagcttcttccctGGCTTCGCTGTCATCCTCGGCTGGCCCCTCGCTGCCCAGTATGCCTTCGACGGCAGACTGTAAGAGATATACAGAATATTCCAATCTCTTGGATAAACATCGACCGAGCAAGACTCGACGGTACCACTACTCGATATTGGGATCAACTAGATTGTGACGATGCACAGTCACTTGTACATAGCATGGAAAGGCGTTGCGGTGCATTCCAGGAAGGGTGCTTAAAGCAACCCATCTACGACTACATATGATAAATTTCTAGAACTATATAATCCCAAATGTTGTAACTTcaaagcttctttttcttgtgaTCACTGCCCATTGTCTCCAATATTCGCAGTCTATCTCAAGCACCCCGCTTGATATTCAGATTACATCACTTACACGAATCGTCCCATGCATGATACATCAACGATATGGAGTACTTTAGCGATCGCTATCCTTGAGAGCTCTATCTTGCAATGAAACGGCTCCCTGGTAATATCTCATGAACCCCCCAAATACGCCGAGTGATACCCCGAAAGTCCCTCAGCAGattatttattataaacTTAGACAAACTTTGGTAAATTTAGGAAATTTGTGCAAATCTATTATAGACTTAGGTGAACTGAGGTAAACTTATTTGGTCAACTTAGGAAAACTTGGGGAAATTTACTTAAGTGCGGTATTGTAGGTGACGTCCGATAAGACCTGGTCCGATAACACAAGGAGGCTCCGTGACGGCGCCCAGTACCCCGCGGTGGGGCTTaggggagacaagaaaacCTTGGACATTTATCCTAAGTCATAAAAAAGCTGATCTAAAGGCCTCCTAAGCCTCCACTAaagttacctaagtatttttatcAGTTAGAGTaaaggtcctaagttttgTTCGCTGACGCCTTTGACCTAAGTTGGAACCCCACTCAAGGTCACCAGTGACGGTCATCTTATCCGTTCAGGTGAACCTTCCGCAAGATCACTGAATACACACAACTACCTATGGCCTTATAACAGATCCGGTCGCGGCCCCAAGGAGATACT
Proteins encoded in this region:
- a CDS encoding glycosylphosphatidylinositol anchor biosynthesis protein 11, translated to MPLVDPVAMSTTLVKSGTAAQQPAPKAAVPAIPLVNSPAALPASVAHQLLLAGLFYWRFDALVADPVSTLQTGLPVVAAIQAVYLILSLPPAGSSGSSKKPRPGEKKKSDGREAKAIPTAVISLLLALILTPVLHLLLVLFGAPFLTHVPHTFLCCAHIAVLAIYPVFYVRGSDPVPLQAVVGVSAPFDQTFGGFVGTVVGAWLGAVPIPLDWDREWQKWPVTIVVGAYIGYIVGSQILGTVFFGKRWEVTPEIKEE